The window GGCGCAGGGCCTGGGTGGCGCGGTTGAACTGGCTCACGCCGTAATCGCGGCCGCCGACCATGGCGCGCACGGCGCCGTCCGGGGCCATCGCCAACAGGGCCGCCTGGCCGATGTCGAGCCCGGCCGCCGGCCCGTCCAAAGCCTCGCCAACGGCACGCTCGGCCATTCCCTGGAGCAGCGGGTCGAGCGTGGTGAAGACCATCAGGTCGCTGTCGCCCGGCGCCACGAAGCCCGACACCTGTTCCATCAGCCAGTCGGTGAAATAGCGGGCGGCCGGCCCGTTGGCGGCGATGGTGCCGCGCCCGGTCTTGGCCGCCCGTTCGGCCTCGGCCTCGCTCAGGGTGCCGGCGTCGACCATGGCGGCCAGCACCACCCGGGCGCGCGCGCCGGCCTTCCCGGGATCGTTGGCCGGGTTGAAGCGCGACGGCGCCTTGAGCAGGCCGGCCAGCATGGCCGACTCGTAGACGGTGAGGTCGCGCGCCCTGTGCCCGAAATAGCGCCGCGCGGCAGCGTCGACGCCATAGGTGCCGGCCCCCAGATAGACGCGGTTGAGATAGAGGGTGAGGATCTGGTCCTTGCTGAAGCGCTGTTCCAGCCACAGCGCCAGCAGCACCTCCTGCACCTTGCGCTTGATCGAGCGTTCCGGCGTCAGGAACAGGTTCTTGGCCACCTGTTGGGTGATGGTGCTGCCGCCCTGGACGATGCGCCCGGCCCTGGCGTTGGCGACCATGGCGCGCGCCAGACCGATGACGTCGAGGCCGAAATGGTCGCGGAAGCGGCGATCCTCGATGGCCAGCACGGCGTCGGGCATGGAGGCCGGCAGGTCGGACAGGCGCACCGGGGCGCCGTGCACCTCGCCCACCGTGGCCAGCGTGGTGCCATCGGCGGCGATGAAGGTGACGGTCGGCTGGCGGGTGGCCTCCAGCGCGGCGTCGATGTCGGGCAGGTCATAGGCATAGAAGGCGGCGACGCCGGTGGCGGCGATGACCCCCCACACGGCGGCGATGGCCGTCCACTTGGCGGCGAACAGCACCAGGCGGGCCGGCA of the Shumkonia mesophila genome contains:
- a CDS encoding transglycosylase domain-containing protein; protein product: MARPHPPRGRKAARQASPRSRRPSLPARLVLFAAKWTAIAAVWGVIAATGVAAFYAYDLPDIDAALEATRQPTVTFIAADGTTLATVGEVHGAPVRLSDLPASMPDAVLAIEDRRFRDHFGLDVIGLARAMVANARAGRIVQGGSTITQQVAKNLFLTPERSIKRKVQEVLLALWLEQRFSKDQILTLYLNRVYLGAGTYGVDAAARRYFGHRARDLTVYESAMLAGLLKAPSRFNPANDPGKAGARARVVLAAMVDAGTLSEAEAERAAKTGRGTIAANGPAARYFTDWLMEQVSGFVAPGDSDLMVFTTLDPLLQGMAERAVGEALDGPAAGLDIGQAALLAMAPDGAVRAMVGGRDYGVSQFNRATQALRQPGSAFKPIVFLAGLEAGLTPDSRLMDAPISIDGWTPGNFDNRFMGEVSMTQALARSLNTVSVRVAQRAGPPAVVAAARRLGITSPLQPTLDLALGTGEVTLSELTAAFAAFANGGRGVWTYGIREIRDSRGAVLYRRAGSGPGPVASAAHVAAMNRMLERVLTEGTGRAAALDRPAAGKTGTSQNFRDAWFVGYTPQLVAGVWMGNDNGAPMRKVSGSGLPAKVWQAFMTAAHRDVPARPLQDGGGESAPKAPQDGFWSRLLSTLGVQG